From Hydra vulgaris chromosome 15, alternate assembly HydraT2T_AEP, one genomic window encodes:
- the LOC136091925 gene encoding uncharacterized protein LOC136091925, with translation MQQRGNDLRISDLMFRLQTIISEENPFAFAFKNMAEVEDEEIRRAALEVAVVFVGEDGAPPASREVVIYPRGHPLKTISSMSANIDPMVYLLFFPRGNAGWHNQLVHNPERATLVRNHVTLSQYYNYKLSVRQFFSSLFYGKKLFQQYAFDVYVIIEGQRLGFIRNNQNKLRSEQYDVLHKYVNNLENDHNVRPGRVVVLPSTYVGSPKALKHGVLGKVVTHVLVIEFQKCGLPHVHILLHFANDDKLETAHDINNLIFAEIPNPIVNRDLYDIVETCVIHSPCGILNPNSPCMKDGMCSKNYPKEFNANTVAVHYGYPRFSRRDIGLVINIKGNNVDNRWVVPYNPSLSKKYQAHINVEAYMSVKAVKYLYKYIFKGHDCANILVNEKINHDEVNTFLDCRYISAPEALWQIFEYPISHMSHTIIRLKIHLPKNQLYFREGAEQMALDRAAQRDTHLTAWFKLNTENERAHCYSYVHIPYHFIFDDKHCKWKVRQRGGNKVILRMYKVNPTGELFFLRLLLLHAKGATSWEDVRTVNGIVLETFREAFILKGLLQDDTEWQNILSEAVLTCMPKQIRQLFSIILTFCETDNPLHLWNTYKVFMMEDFIHCSAPFLIAEQDTLH, from the exons atgcaacaaCGTGGTAATGATCTTCGCATAAGTGATTTAATGTTTCGATTACAAACTATTATTAGTGAAGAAAACCCATttgcttttgcatttaaaaacatggctgaagtggaagatgaagaaattcgtCGAGCAGCTCTAGAAG ttgcagttgtatttgTTGGTGAAGATGGTGCACCACCTGCTTCTAGGGAAGTTGTCATTTACCCAAGAGGTCATCCTCTTAAAACTATATCAAGTATGTCTGCCAACATAGATCCTATGGTATATCTTCTATTTTTTCCGAGGGGTAATGCTGGATGGCATAATCAGTTGGTTCACAACCCTGAACGTGCTACATtggttagaaatcatgttacattatctcagtattacaattataaactttcagttagacaatttttttcttcactcTTTTATGGCAAAAAACTGTTTCAGCAATATGCTTTTGATGTGTATGTTATAATTGAAGGCCAGCGCCTTGGTTTCAtcagaaataaccaaaacaaactgAGAAGCGAGCAGTACGATGTCTTACACAAATATGTAAACAACCTTGAAAATGATCATAATGTTAGACCAGGGCGTGTTGTAGTTTTGCCATCAACTTATGTAGGAAGTCCTAAAGCTTTAAAG CACGGTGTATTAGGGAAAGTTGTAACACATGTTCtggttattgagtttcaaaagtGTGGTTTGCCACATGTTCATATTTTACTTCACTTTGCAAATGATGATAAGCTTGAAACAGCTCATgatatcaataatttaatatttgcaGAAATTCCAAATCCGATTGTTAATCGAGACCTTTATGACATTGTTGAAACTTGCGTGATTCACAGTCCATGTGGCATACTGAATCCAAATTCTCCCTGCATGAAAGATGGGATGTGCAGCAAAAACTATCCTAAAGAATTTAATGCTAACACAGTAGCAGTTCATTATGGTTATCCACGCTTTAGTCGTCGTGATATTGGTTTggttatcaatattaaaggTAACAATGTAGATAATCGCTGGGTGGTACCTTACAATCCAtcgttatcaaaaaaatatcaagctcacattaatgttgaagcttACATGTCTGTTAaggctgttaaatatttatacaaatatatattcaagGGTCACGACTGTGCCaatattttagtaaatgaaaaaattaatcatgatgaagtaaacacttttttagattGTCGTTATATAAGTGCACCTGAAGCATTGTGGCAAATTTTTGAGTATCCAATAAGTCATATGTCACATACCATTATACGCCTTAAAATTCATCTACCTAAAAATCAATTGTATTTTAGAGAAGGAGCAGAACAAATGGCTTTAGATCGTGCAGCTCAACGTGATACACACCTAACGGCATGGTTTAAGTTGAATACTGAAAATGAAAGAGCACATTGCTATTCGTATGTACACATTCCTTATCACTTTATATTTGAtgataaacattgtaaatggaAGGTTAGACAAAGGGGTGGTAATAAGGTGATATTAAGAATGTATAAAGTTAATCCAActggagaattattttttcttagactGTTACTTTTGCATGCAAAAGGTGCAACATCTTGGGAGGATGTGCGTACTGTTAATGGTATTGTCCTTGAAACATTTCGAgaagcatttattttaaaaggtttgttGCAAGATGACACTGAATGGCAGAATATACTTTCTGAGGCGGTTTTAACATGTATGCCAAAGCAAATTAGACagttgttttcaattattttgacCTTTTGTGAAACTGACAATCCTTTGCATCTCTGGAATACATACAAAGTTTTTATGATGGAAGATTTCATTCACTGCTCAGCCCCATTTCTAATAGCTGAACAAGATACTCTTCATTAA
- the LOC136091927 gene encoding ATP-dependent DNA helicase PIF1-like has protein sequence MPPHCIKLKIGCVIMLLRNLDLKAGLCNGIRMKVCALQNNYIDTEVLTGVSGRKRVFVPRIQLASSDSNLPFVLKRLQFPIRLAYSMTINKSQGQTSDRVGVYLKKPCFSHGQLYVACSRTRAFNSLFFKTDKHLIQGMVGGKCYTNNVIFSNVLIL, from the coding sequence ATGCCACCTCattgtataaaattgaaaattggttGTGTAATTATGCTACTTAGAAATTTAGACCTCAAAGCTGGGCTATGCAATGGTATTCGAATGAAAGTTTGTGctcttcaaaataattatattgataCAGAGGTTTTGACAGGTGTTTCCGGTCGTAAACGGGTTTTTGTTCCTCGAATTCAGTTGGCTTCATCAGATTCTAATTTACCTTTTGTTCTGAAACGTCTTCAGTTTCCTATCAGATTGGCTTATTCAATGACAATtaataaaagtcaaggtcaaacatCTGATAGAGTTGGGGTATATCTCaaaaaaccgtgtttctctcatggtcaactatatgttgcatgttcaagaactagagcatttaatagtttgtttttcaaaactgatAAACATCTCATTCAAGGTATGGTAGGTGGAAAGTGTTacacaaataatgttatattttctaatgttcttattttatag
- the LOC136091926 gene encoding uncharacterized protein LOC136091926, giving the protein MFSYYSKWIPSFANKVRPLINVKSFPIDSEAFEAFQLLKRELHSSTLSSIDESLPFVVECDASDVAVSSTLNQNGLPVAFMSRTLNKSEINYPAVEKEAVAIIEAVQKWRHLLLRNQFQLITDQRYVAFMFDNRKKTKIKNSKIQCWRMELAEFSYTISYRPGSDNVVPDALTRVFCATTQPQINLSDMHNCLCHPGVTRMLHFVKSKNLPFSTEEFKKVCSNCHICSELKPKFYRSANVSELIKSIRPMDRLSIDFKGPLPSNSRNKYLFTAIDEYSRYPFAIPCPDISSTTVKGIATSNSTPYHPISNGQVDRYNGLIWRNICLALKTHNLDVRNWEVVLSDALHSLRSLLSTATNCTPHERLFSFPRRSSCGIELVDVNPTYASIRYPDGRESTVSLQDLAPYSAPQEKSYNINENRIIESNDNVTAEVFNVNRSPSPKSHGNVTAQVFNVNTKNPSPKITSEINVEVNKPINESSKDILRRSTRTCKVPVKFDDFILN; this is encoded by the exons ATGTTTTCTTATTACTCAAAATGGATCCCTTCTTTTGCTAATAAAGTTCGCcctttaattaatgttaaatcCTTTCCAATCGATAGTGAAGCATTTGAAGCATTTCAATTACTTAAAAGGGAACTTCACTCTTCCACTTTGAGTTCTATTGATGAGAGCTTACCTTTTGTTGTTGAATGTGATGCATCCGATGTAGCTGTATCATCTACCTTGAATCAAAATGGTCTTCCAGTTGCTTTCATGTCTCGGACATTAAacaaaagtgaaattaattatcCAGCAGTAGAAAAAGAAGCAGTAGCTATTATTGAAGCTGTTCAAAAATGGCGACATTTATTGTTACGAAATCAATTCCAGTTAATCACTGATCAGCGCTATGTAGCTTTTATGTTTGATAACCGaaagaaaacaaagataaaaaatagtaaGATTCAGTGCTGGAGGATGGAGTTAGCAGAGTTTAGCTATACTATATCGTATCGTCCTGGAAGTGATAATGTAGTCCCTGATGCACTTACGCGTGTCTTTTGTGCCACAACTCAACCTCAAATAAATCTAAGCGATATGCATAACTGTTTATGTCATCCAGGAGTCACTCGTATGCTTCACTTTGTTAAATCTAAGAACTTACCTTTTTCCACGGAGGAGTTCAAGAAAGTTTGTTCTAACTGCCATATTTGTTCAGAATTAAAACCAAAGTTTTATCGATCTGCGAATGTCAGTGAGTTAATCAAATCCATACGTCCAATGGATCGTCTAAGTATAGATTTTAAAGGACCACTGCCATCTAATTCTagaaataagtatttatttacagCTATTGATGAATATTCTCGGTATCCATTTGCTATCCCGTGTCCAGATATCAGTTCAACAACCGTT AAAGGAATTGCAACAAGTAATTCTACTCCATATCATCCTATCAGTAATGGACAAGTTGATAGATATAATGGTTTGATATGGAGAAATATTTGTTTGGCACTAAAAACCCACAACCTAGATGTTAGAAATTGGGAAGTTGTTCTATCCGATGCCCTTCACTCACTCCGTTCGTTATTATCAACTGCAACTAATTGTACACCCCATGAGAGATTATTCAGTTTCCCTCGACGTTCATCATGTGGAA TCGAATTAGTGGATGTAAACCCAACATATGCAAGTATTCGTTACCCGGATGGGCGAGAATCAACTGTTTCACTTCAAGATCTTGCACCATATTCTGCCCCACAAGAAAAGTCTTATAATATCAATGAGAATAGAATTATTGAATCTAATGATAATGTAACTGCGGaagtatttaatgtaaataGAAGCCCATCACCGAAATCTCATGGTAATGTAACTGCTCaagtatttaatgtaaatacaaaaaatccATCACCAAAAATTACATCTGAAATAAATGTTGAAGTAAATAAACCAATAAATGAGTCATCTAAAGACATTTTGCGACGTTCTACAAGAACTTGTAAAGTTCCTGTAAAATTTGATGACTTTATACTAAACTGA